TGCTTTTCAAATCCGTGCCGAATACTTACAATTATTCTTGTTCCTTGATCATATGTTGACTTTCTAGTTATGGTAATGGAACTATGGGTCAAGGCATCAGAAAGATATCTTAAGAAGAGTCTATCAGCTTTACTTGAATTTCCCATCATCAGTTGCTTTATTTGATTATGGGAATGTTTGACTGTTCATGGATTTGGTtaagaaatttaaaatcttgcatatttatatatatagcctaggagattttaaaataatgatgttaattttgttaaaatatcATGTTGTTTGTAAATTCTGGACTCAGACAATGGATTTTTATACGTGATTAATACTTTCAATCCAAACAATATGATATAAATGAGACTAATTTACATCCCATTCCCCAATCAGCAAAGTTTTTCAAAAGATCAAACAATTCTGACGTACAATGATCTTAATCGACTTGATCATAATGGTGAACCAAAACGCCTATAGATTGTGAAAAAAAATCGgttttcagaaaaaaaaaagaaaaaagaagaagaggcAAAAGAAAAGTCATGAAAGTATTGCTGCAATGTTTGCTTCTCTGGCCTTCTGGTTTTGGTTAAAAGCTTCCAGTTTTTGTTCAAAACCAGCTAAAGTAGAACTGTAATAGCTTCCCGTTTATTCAAAACCAGTGAAAGGAGAACTCAAAGATGAAGCAGCAGTATCCAATGCTCAGGTCGGGGCATTTTTTGCTGCAATGACAATTCGAGCAAATGCCTTTCCAGAGCCAACTCAATGGAGTGAAGGTGAAAGGAGAGCGATGACTTATTATTGGCCACACCTAGTTAGAGTACTGCCTCCAGATATAATCTTTCTAGCTGACCCTGATGGGTCGAATATGGGAGTTAGTAGTTCAATAGGCCCACAATTTGTTGGTAATGGGACTTCCGAGATGAGATTGGTCGGTGCCCTCAGGGAAGTTTTGGCTGGTGGTCATTTGGGGTACGAGGAGGTTCAAGGTGTGTTGAAAGAAGTTCTCCCTTTTAGTGTAGAAGATAAGAAATCGGAACCTGTAAGTGAGGCACTGCTATCGGGATTCTTAATAGGCCAACGcatgaacagggagacagatcGCGAGCTTAAAGCTTATTGTCTTGCATTTGATGATGAGCTCGGTAACTTTCTTGTCAACTTGCTATTACATGAAAACTGAAGATTCATATGCTCATTTCTTCCTTTTTTATATCCTGTGAGATTTTCAAATGTCCACAGATGTGTCTCCTGATATTTATGTCTGTATATGTGATCAGGTCCAGCTCCCATTGCTGATGTTAATTCTTTGACTCATTATGGTGAACCCTATGATGGCAACACCCGCTACTTCAGAAGCACACTCTTTGTTGCTGCAGTTAGATCATGTTACGGCGAATCTTGCTTGCTTCACGGTGTGGATTGGATGCCACCTAAGGTCAtacattagtttttttttttttttttgcctttcAAGTGCGGTCTCCTCTTTTAAAAATTACCTCTGACATTTATCTGCATACTACCATGATTAATTTGCAAGCTGAATGCTTCTGCCAGATGCATGATGTCATCTACAATATAATATACTTTCGAAGGGATTTTATACATATTAAATGTACTTttacttttgaattttgatgattctgGTATCCGACTTTCATATAAGAAACTTTTTTATATCACTTCCTTGAATTTCAAGTTCGAAATTTTTCAGGGGGGCATTACAGAAGAACAAATGCTGAAGTTCATGGGTGGAAGCACGTGCTTAACTCCTGTGCAAGCGAAAAAGCTTATTGAGGTCTCTCCCTGTTTATAAATGAGTAAGCGTGTCTGTGCATTCACATATTCAGCTTAAGTTGTTATGTGATTACAACACAATTTTTTGGTTCAGGATGAAGATATTGGTTTTGCATACTTAAGTCAACGTGAGGCCCGTCCATCTCTGTATGTCAGCTAACTAGTTAGATCCGGTGcacttttttaaatttattgttgtattgaaatGTCATTCACCTTCTACCACATTTTTAAAACTATTCAAGAATCAAGAGTTGCTGTAGAAAAAGaatttgaaagaattatatTCCATAACGATCATGTCAAATAGTTGGTCATTTTAAGGTTTCAAAGTGTCAACGAATCGGAAAAGTAATCTTATCACTTGAAATAATTTACCCTACATTTTTGGGTTTATCAAGGTGATTACTGAATTGTCAAGCTTAATTTCTTTGTTTTAAgtaccatgatcttgtaactagaatatttttttatcgagttttctaatcatggaATATTTATCATTGTTATCGTGGTGTATGTCTTTATAGTCTTGTGTTATCTGAGTAATTGAAAGTTTAACACACTTTGATTTTATTAATAGCCATTGTTTTGATATGGAATGATGGTATTAGATGTGTATAAGGGTAGGACACTGACAATGTAACCTTTACTGTAAGATTCTATTATTTCATCTTTATTGATATGATGGAGTACCTAAGGCTTTATTgtttaacatatttttttgCAGATCTTCGTTGATTGGGTTGAGGGAACATATAAAGAAACGCCCACCTCTAGCAACAACTGAGAAAGTTCAACAATTTGTACGGGTAAGCCCTCTTACTAGGTTCATATAAATTAAGTTATGGCTATAATTTCATTTTCGGTAACTAAATTTTTCCATCAAATCAACTTTGATGCCCATGCAATTTTGTGTTCAATATAACTagataaatcattttaatcctCCATTATCTCCTAGACCAAAATTAACGAAAATGACATGGATGCAGAATAACTTCATTTTTACATGTTGAGTAATCATATTTGGTCTCCCACTTTTCACACTAGTCAATGTTGTTCCTAATGTACCTGAATCAGTTGACTTTAGTCCCCACGGTGACCTTTCTTTCTATCTATGCATATTTATATAATGTATTCTGATAATGAAATTATCACTTGAGTTATTCATTAGCCTATCTGTACCACTGTATATTGCTCGTAGCCTTTGGAAGGATACATGGGTTGTGTCAGTGCTATAAATTAAGGTTTACTTCCCCGTATCTCCAGTTTGACAGCTGTTTAACTATATCCTACTTAATTCTTCCGAGGCGATCTAATATGGGTGTGTCTCCTTCCAGCTTCTTCGTAAATATGCACTTTCCAGTTATTTACCCTTTTAAATTCTGATCGCTTGTTCCTCTGTAGGCTAGTGGTAAGGAAGCAATTGTTGCCGGATTTTATCATGAAGGATATGAGGAGTCACTTCTTATGCTGATGAGAAGAAGAGGTGTTCACTCTGGTTTGGTGGTGAAGGTAATTGAATGCCTAAAGCACTGTGTCCCATGGTTTAGCAATCACGTGGATTTTGCAAATCAATATGTCTGctcaaatttgattatttttaagtttataaGAAGATCGGTTTTctaatattttagttgattaatGATTCAGGGCGAAGAAGGCGCTCTTTCAATGACTACGAGATTGCGATCACCGAATGCTTCAAAGGGACTGCCAGTTAATTACTGTTCAGGGTTCCGCTCACTGAATATGACACATGCTGTTGATGGTGCGTTTCATTGTTGCCAATGCTATCTAGATGTTATAGTATTCTTACAAAACCTATTAAAAGAATTAGAGGTCTCTCCATGGCTGAAGTTtcttgttctatattgaagtgcCTCAAAATGTGTTAAATTCAGTTCATTATTGGACTGGTGAGCTTATTCTTTCTATTAACGTAATGTTATAGGAGTGTCTCGTGAAAGCTTCAATACCGTAGTGAATGCCAAGGATTATGGTTTTGAACCTACGGATACTCCCAGAACTGATAGATCAGTAAGTCAAATCCTCTCTTGCAAACTATTAATTCTCTTTCTACCTCTCATATTTTACATCGATAATAAGCTTGTTCGTGAGGCGACAAATCAATCTTCACTCTCTTCGTTACTGCGTTGGTGCTTTTATGGTGTGTGTCATAGTACAAGATGCGTTTTTTCATTCTCTTGTTTTTGACTGAATGTGGAAAAAGCGATCTGATTCTATTTAGCTGGTCTCACCGACCCCGTGTCTAATTCTGATGTTTTCCTGGAAATGTTTCAGGTGACGAGGAATATAAGATTGGGTTTAGCAGCTCTGCGTGGTGAGAAAGGTCCAGCATATGATCGAATTGTTTTGAACGCTGGGATGGTCGATCACTTACTCGGATGTGATGGTGCTCAGGATATATCCTCGGCCCTTGACAGAGCCAGAGAAGCCGTCGACAGTGGCAAGGCGCTTGATAGGCTTTTAAATTACATAAAGAAATCTAACCAAGTGATGAAAAGATAATCTGTTGTCGAATTTGTTCTTATTGCCAAAGTTTTAGAGTTTGAGATTCACTTTCTATTCCACAGGTGATAAAAACGGGTGTACATCCTCATCTTTGTTTACTGTAAAACGAAGCAGGAAATGCtggaatatttattttcacagTTCCAACTGATTTAAGTTATCAAATGAGTGAATACTGTACAGGATTGGCCTTATTTCTCTTTTGGATATAAATTCGAAGGTTAATTTATGCATGTACAGGTTGATCTTCCCAATATACTTTCCATTTTGTTGAGAAAAACTTATGAAAAGTATGCCTTCGTGTTCAATTAAAGTTAGTGAATGTAAGTTGAAtctttattgtgtatttatatGAATCCTTTGAATTTGCTCGTCTCAAGTTAGTGCTTCAAATATAAATTGTTCTAGATAATTGCTATTTTAACTTGTGCACAAATCTTTTATTTAAGCCAACACATTTAGGACAAAATAAGATGGCTGGGTCGTGGGAGGGCATGTAGGGACCAAGACAACCTCCTCAGGGGTCACTACGAATGAAAATGAACATGAAGACATGTCAGATCATCTGGGCTCATCTCAACAAGTCAAGTCAGATTCGTCTCATCAGGTCAGGCCAGATCCCATCAGGCCAGGCTATTCCACCACGCTATACCATCAGCTGATCCTATCAAGTAAAACATCTTTACTGGGAAAGTGCACATATTTGTCCGATAGATTTTTTACTCAACTCACCCATCAACCCGGACATCATTGTTACCCGAAATAGCTCGTGAAGCTATGTTCATGTTTTCGTTAGTTTGAGTTTGAATTTGAATTAGACTTCCGTCTCCAAACTCAAGTTTGACCTTCGTTACTTTGAAATAAATGAGCTCAACTACAAGTTGGAGTTCGAATTTGCAGTTGATAGCAACTCAAGATCCACTAATCTGCGGATCCGTAAGCGCAGTAATTGTAGCAGCTATTTTAGAATGCCATCTGTCTTTATATTTGAGAGCTAATCTTCTGATGTCCAAACCTTATTTTAGGTTCCAAATTCCAATGACAAAGATGAAATGGTGAAAACCCTTTACAATCCACGAGTTCTTTTAATGAAGCAGCTAGCCAAGAATCTCGGCAAAGGTGTAAATTGACAATTTGTATATAAACTACCTTTGCATGCACAGGCATTGATGTATAGATATAGAAACCAAGCATTGATAGAGAATAAGTTACAGACATAAAAGAAGCAAATTCACGGGACAAAAACCTCCACAGCAATCAAAGCCATCCCTATCGTGTGGTTACCAAATTTCCCATCAGTCCGAAATTAATCTCAAAATATTTCGCAGCTGAAAAGCCCGATTCCAAAGCAAGCTTCTCTAATTCATCTCCTGCATCACAAACATATAAGTCATGTTACATGGAACATCATAATGCACTTGCCATCTAACATGATATTATCATTTTTCAATCAAGCTTATTACACAGTAATTGCAGGGTATTATTAATTACCCCCATTGTCCAGGATGATATAATACTTGGCACAGTGATTGAAACATGATTTTTGGCCTTCTGTGTGGTATTTGAGTTATTTCGTTGCCATTACCTATAACTTTTAGTACGTTGATAAGCATTTGGACAAGACAACGGACCTGTCAAATACTCTCTAATTGAGTTCTTTAAGTATTGATATTCACTTGCAAGGTCATATCCGCTTGCAACAGGAACCACTACATTATCAAGAAGCCATTCCTGGAAAAGCAATATTAACATAAATCTTTTGAAGGGAAGTTTGTATGGCGACACGAAAAAACCTTTAACCTCATGAGTACTATTTAAAGGGGCATGCCGTAAAACTTGAAAGTGAtgtttttcaaataaatttgcatgaaatatcttgaaataaacATATTACATTACCCAACTAAAATTACAATCAAAGTGAAATAGTCATCATCTTGGAAACAATAGTTGCTGTAAAACTGATTTGTAGTTGAAAGACTTAATAGGTGTTTTGTAACTTCATGACACACCAAGTGACCAAGAGACAAAATGCAGCGAGTTTACTGTGCTTTGATATAAAGTAATAAATTTAGAAACATATTGACAAGCAATTTCTACTCAAAATTCAAACAGTTGCATATAGAAGAACCAGTCCGGAAAATTGCAGAAATGGTCAGCGAAAATCTGAGATAGGATGCATACATGCGGATCTAAATGATGTATCAAATTAATACTTTCTAATTGTTGCATGCACATATTGTTTTAGAAAGCTATGCTTTAAAGGATTAACAAAATCAAATCTCTTTTCTGCACGGCCAGATATCCAAAGATATCATCTAGAAAGTTGAAAATAATAGGAATATTATTCAGTGAAGGACTAAAATAAGAGAATGCTTACTTCTTAATAGCAATTCTGCACTGCTAATAATACCTGAATTGAAGTGGTAAATGGATGAGTGTTTTTGTTAAAGTCGAGAACAGATACTTTTGAACCAGGTTTTAAAACACGGCTAATCTCCATCAGACCTTTATGCCTATCTATTATATTTCTTAATCCATAACCAACTGTAGCAGCATCAAAAGTCAAGTCTGAGAAGGGTAGATCCACAGCATTTCCTTCGACCCACCTATAATGCATCAAATTTTGCCattattttcagaaaaaaagaattgatttttttaaagaaccAATGAGAAATTGATACATCCCTTCTTCTCTCAGGAAGATAACAAAAGAACtgacttcaaaaaaaaaaataataacaaaaagaGCTGAAGAATCACACTGACTCAATGTTCTTGTAGCAGGCCTTCAATCTCTCCCGCTGGCGAGATTGGGCAACCTGTAATTGCTCTTTTGAGAAATCAAGAGCAATCACCTGTGAAATTGCCACCCCTAAG
This window of the Primulina tabacum isolate GXHZ01 chromosome 12, ASM2559414v2, whole genome shotgun sequence genome carries:
- the LOC142520741 gene encoding uncharacterized protein LOC142520741 produces the protein MEVLFNPNPVLPPIPAIKFHQQNPTLKSSLRWPLAWKKQGRFAVKVTLDSAALEELGLPESDVRNPSVSTSYRNPGLPRPNQTVLDAQTKVCTGPTQTKPLNGEQAFEVLDTILKSVKGELKDEAAVSNAQVGAFFAAMTIRANAFPEPTQWSEGERRAMTYYWPHLVRVLPPDIIFLADPDGSNMGVSSSIGPQFVGNGTSEMRLVGALREVLAGGHLGYEEVQGVLKEVLPFSVEDKKSEPVSEALLSGFLIGQRMNRETDRELKAYCLAFDDELGPAPIADVNSLTHYGEPYDGNTRYFRSTLFVAAVRSCYGESCLLHGVDWMPPKGGITEEQMLKFMGGSTCLTPVQAKKLIEDEDIGFAYLSQREARPSLSSLIGLREHIKKRPPLATTEKVQQFVRASGKEAIVAGFYHEGYEESLLMLMRRRGVHSGLVVKGEEGALSMTTRLRSPNASKGLPVNYCSGFRSLNMTHAVDGVSRESFNTVVNAKDYGFEPTDTPRTDRSVTRNIRLGLAALRGEKGPAYDRIVLNAGMVDHLLGCDGAQDISSALDRAREAVDSGKALDRLLNYIKKSNQVMKR
- the LOC142521365 gene encoding 2-phytyl-1,4-beta-naphthoquinone methyltransferase, chloroplastic, producing the protein MATLQFNLPSITWPRHRQLSRSNLRPVHCAAERQELFNRIAPVYDNLNDLLSLGLHRVWKRMAISWSGAKEGDTVLDVCCGSGDLAFLLSEKVGIKGKVIALDFSKEQLQVAQSRQRERLKACYKNIEWVEGNAVDLPFSDLTFDAATVGYGLRNIIDRHKGLMEISRVLKPGSKVSVLDFNKNTHPFTTSIQEWLLDNVVVPVASGYDLASEYQYLKNSIREYLTGDELEKLALESGFSAAKYFEINFGLMGNLVTTR